In a genomic window of Streptococcus mitis NCTC 12261:
- the leuD gene encoding 3-isopropylmalate dehydratase small subunit, translating to MEKFTVYTGTTVPLMNDNIDTDQILPKQFLKLIDKKGFGKYLMYAWRYLDDKYTEDPDFVFNQPEYRKASILISGDNFGAGSSREHAAWALADYGFKVVIAGSFGDIHYNNELNNGMLPIVQPREVREKLAQLKPTDQVTVDLEQQKIISPVGEFTFEIDSEWKHKLSNGLDDIGITLQYEDLIAAYEKQRPAYWQD from the coding sequence ATGGAGAAATTTACAGTTTATACGGGAACGACCGTTCCTCTCATGAATGATAATATCGACACCGACCAAATCCTACCCAAGCAGTTTCTCAAGTTGATTGATAAAAAAGGCTTTGGTAAGTACCTCATGTATGCTTGGCGTTATCTGGACGACAAGTATACTGAGGATCCTGACTTTGTCTTTAATCAGCCTGAATATCGTAAAGCCAGTATTCTTATCTCAGGGGATAACTTTGGGGCAGGTTCTTCGAGGGAACATGCAGCTTGGGCCTTAGCAGACTATGGTTTTAAGGTCGTGATTGCAGGATCTTTTGGGGATATTCATTACAATAATGAACTCAATAATGGCATGTTGCCTATTGTTCAGCCTAGAGAGGTTAGAGAAAAGCTAGCCCAGCTCAAACCGACTGACCAGGTAACTGTGGACTTGGAACAACAGAAAATCATCTCACCGGTTGGAGAGTTCACTTTTGAAATTGATAGCGAGTGGAAACACAAGCTCTCAAATGGTTTGGATGATATCGGAATTACCTTGCAGTATGAAGATTTGATTGCTGCCTATGAAAAACAACGACCAGCCTACTGGCAGGATTAG
- the leuC gene encoding 3-isopropylmalate dehydratase large subunit, whose protein sequence is MAGKSIFDKLWDRHVITGEEGQPQLMYVDQHYIHEVTSPQAFQGLRDAGRRLRRPDLTFGTFDHNVPTVNIYDIRDVISKVQIDKLAENVEEFGIEHAAHGSEKQGIVHMVGPETGRTQPGKFIVCGDSHTATHGAFGAIAFGIGTSEVEHVFATQTLWQVKPKKMLVEFTGVPQKGVYSKDFILALIAKYGVACGVGYVVEYRGQAIDALSMEERMTICNMSIEFGSKMGIMNPDQTTYDYLKGRECVPEDFEEAVADWKTLVSDENVVYDKVIQMDVSDLAPMVTWGTNPAMGVDFDSRFPEIKDMNDERAYNYMDLEPGQKPADIELGYIFIGSCTNARLSDLQLAARFVKGKKIAPNLTAIVVPGSRPVKRAAEKLGLDKVFLDAGFEWRDPGCSMCLGMNPDKVPDGVHCASTSNRNFEDRQGFGAKTHLCSPAMAAAAAIAGRFVDVRQMPEAQ, encoded by the coding sequence ATGGCAGGAAAATCGATTTTTGATAAATTGTGGGACCGTCATGTCATCACAGGAGAAGAGGGGCAACCCCAACTCATGTATGTGGACCAGCACTATATTCATGAAGTGACCAGCCCTCAGGCATTTCAAGGATTACGAGACGCAGGTCGTAGATTGAGACGACCAGACTTGACATTTGGAACCTTTGACCACAATGTCCCGACAGTCAATATCTACGATATTCGAGATGTGATTTCTAAGGTACAAATTGATAAGCTTGCTGAAAATGTTGAGGAATTTGGGATCGAACATGCTGCCCACGGTTCTGAAAAGCAAGGAATCGTTCACATGGTTGGTCCAGAAACAGGAAGAACTCAACCAGGGAAATTCATCGTCTGTGGGGATAGCCATACAGCAACCCACGGGGCTTTCGGAGCAATCGCTTTTGGAATTGGGACCAGTGAGGTCGAACATGTCTTTGCGACACAGACCCTCTGGCAGGTCAAACCCAAGAAAATGCTGGTGGAATTCACTGGTGTTCCTCAAAAAGGAGTTTATTCCAAGGATTTCATTTTAGCTTTGATTGCCAAGTACGGCGTTGCTTGCGGCGTTGGCTACGTGGTGGAATATCGTGGACAAGCTATTGATGCACTGAGCATGGAAGAACGAATGACCATCTGCAATATGTCCATCGAGTTTGGATCCAAGATGGGAATCATGAATCCAGATCAAACCACCTATGATTATCTCAAAGGACGGGAATGTGTTCCAGAGGACTTTGAAGAGGCTGTGGCAGATTGGAAGACCCTTGTCAGTGATGAGAATGTCGTTTACGATAAGGTTATCCAGATGGATGTTTCAGACTTGGCTCCTATGGTGACCTGGGGAACCAACCCTGCTATGGGGGTTGACTTTGACAGTAGATTCCCAGAAATTAAGGATATGAATGATGAGCGAGCCTACAATTACATGGACTTGGAGCCTGGTCAAAAGCCAGCTGATATTGAACTAGGCTATATCTTTATCGGTTCTTGTACTAATGCTCGTCTCAGCGACTTGCAACTGGCTGCGCGATTTGTTAAAGGGAAGAAGATTGCTCCTAACTTAACGGCTATCGTAGTCCCAGGCTCTCGTCCTGTCAAACGAGCTGCTGAGAAGTTGGGCTTGGACAAGGTTTTCCTAGACGCTGGTTTTGAGTGGAGAGATCCAGGTTGTTCTATGTGCCTAGGGATGAATCCAGACAAGGTCCCTGATGGTGTTCACTGCGCCTCAACCAGCAATCGAAACTTTGAAGACAGACAAGGCTTTGGCGCTAAGACTCATCTCTGTAGTCCAGCTATGGCAGCTGCGGCAGCTATTGCAGGGCGTTTCGTAGATGTTCGGCAAATGCCAGAAGCCCAGTAA
- a CDS encoding DUF1294 domain-containing protein, whose amino-acid sequence MKLDEKITLVLLIWNVIIFLIYGIDKSKARRRAWRIPEKILLILAFTCGGFGAWLAGIIFHHKTRKWYFKTVWFLGMVTTLVALYFIWR is encoded by the coding sequence ATGAAGTTAGACGAAAAAATTACTCTAGTCCTTTTGATTTGGAATGTCATCATTTTCTTGATTTATGGCATTGACAAATCCAAGGCGAGGAGAAGAGCTTGGCGCATCCCTGAGAAAATCTTACTTATTTTAGCCTTTACTTGTGGTGGTTTTGGTGCTTGGTTAGCAGGAATCATCTTTCATCACAAGACTCGAAAATGGTACTTTAAAACAGTTTGGTTTCTTGGGATGGTGACCACACTAGTAGCCTTATATTTTATTTGGAGGTAA
- the leuB gene encoding 3-isopropylmalate dehydrogenase gives MTKKIVVLAGDGIGPEIMEAGLEVLEALAEKTGFDYEIDKRPFGGAGIDAAGHPLPSETLKACRETDAILLAAIGSPQYDGAAVRPEQGLLALRKELNLYANIRPVKIFDSLKHLSPLKPERIAGVDFVVVRELTGGIYFGDHILEERKARDINDYSYEEVERIIRKAFEIARSRRKILTSIDKQNVLATSKLWRKVAEKVAKDFQDVTLEHQLVDSASMLMITNPAKFDVIVTENLFGDILSDESSVLSGTLGVMPSASHSENGPSLYEPIHGSAPDIAGQGIANPISMILSVAMMLRDSFGRYEDAERVERAVEASLAAGTLTRDIGGQASTKEMTEAIIARL, from the coding sequence ATGACAAAGAAAATAGTAGTTCTGGCAGGGGATGGAATCGGCCCAGAAATCATGGAGGCTGGTTTAGAAGTTTTGGAAGCTCTAGCTGAAAAAACAGGCTTTGACTATGAAATAGACAAACGACCTTTTGGAGGTGCAGGAATTGATGCAGCAGGCCATCCTTTACCTAGTGAAACCCTCAAAGCATGTAGAGAAACAGATGCCATTCTCCTAGCGGCTATCGGTAGTCCTCAGTATGATGGAGCAGCGGTTCGCCCTGAACAAGGCTTGCTAGCTCTCCGTAAGGAACTCAATCTCTATGCCAATATTCGCCCTGTAAAAATCTTTGACAGTCTCAAGCATTTGTCACCACTCAAACCGGAACGAATTGCTGGTGTAGACTTTGTTGTGGTACGGGAGTTGACAGGTGGGATTTATTTTGGGGATCATATTCTTGAAGAAAGAAAAGCGCGTGATATCAACGACTATAGCTATGAGGAAGTGGAGCGGATTATTCGCAAAGCCTTTGAAATCGCAAGAAGTCGGAGAAAAATCCTTACCAGTATTGATAAGCAAAACGTGTTGGCAACATCAAAACTCTGGCGGAAAGTAGCTGAGAAGGTCGCAAAGGATTTCCAAGATGTGACCTTGGAACACCAGCTAGTCGACTCAGCTTCCATGCTTATGATTACTAATCCTGCTAAGTTTGATGTCATCGTGACGGAGAATCTTTTCGGAGATATTCTATCTGATGAATCAAGCGTTCTATCTGGCACACTTGGGGTTATGCCATCAGCCAGTCATTCTGAAAATGGACCAAGTCTCTATGAACCTATTCACGGTTCAGCACCTGATATTGCAGGTCAAGGAATTGCCAATCCTATTTCCATGATTTTATCAGTGGCCATGATGCTGAGAGACAGCTTTGGACGTTATGAGGATGCAGAGCGTGTCGAGCGTGCTGTTGAGGCAAGTTTGGCAGCTGGTACATTAACGAGAGATATAGGAGGACAGGCTTCGACCAAGGAAATGACGGAAGCTATTATCGCAAGGTTATGA
- a CDS encoding 2-isopropylmalate synthase, whose amino-acid sequence MRTVEFLDTSLRDGEQTPGVNFSIKEKIAIARQLEKWGISAIEAGFPAASPDSFTAVQEIAKVLKKTAVTGLARSVKSDIDACYEALKDAKYPQVHVFIATSPIHRKYKLNKSKEEILEAISEHVSYARSKFEVVEFSPEDATRTELDFLLQVVQTAVDAGASYINIPDTVGFTTPEEYGAIFKYLIENVKTERQIIYSPHCHDDLGMAVANSLAAVKNGAGRVEGTINGIGERAGNAALEEIAVALSIRQDYYQAETSIVLNETINTSEMVSRFSGIPVPKNKAVVGGNAFSHESGIHQDGVLKNPLTYEIITPELVGVKSNSLPLGKLSGRHAFVEKLRELALDFTEEDIKPLFAKFKALADKKQEITDADIRALVAGTMVENPEGFHFDDLQLQTHADNDIEALVSLANMDGEKVDFNASGQGSVEAIFNAIDKFFNQSVRLVSYTIDAVTDGIDAQARVLVTVENRDTETIFNAAGLDFDVLKASAIAYINANTFVQKENAGEMGRSVSYRDMPSV is encoded by the coding sequence ATGAGAACAGTTGAATTTCTAGATACCAGCCTTCGGGATGGAGAACAGACACCGGGTGTTAACTTTTCAATCAAGGAAAAAATTGCCATTGCAAGACAGCTGGAGAAATGGGGTATTTCAGCCATCGAAGCTGGTTTTCCAGCGGCGAGTCCTGATTCATTCACAGCAGTTCAGGAGATTGCCAAAGTCTTGAAGAAAACAGCGGTAACTGGTCTGGCACGCTCTGTCAAATCTGATATTGATGCTTGTTATGAAGCTCTCAAGGATGCCAAGTATCCACAGGTTCACGTCTTTATCGCTACCAGTCCGATTCACCGTAAGTATAAGCTCAATAAGAGCAAGGAAGAGATTTTGGAAGCAATCAGTGAGCATGTCTCTTATGCACGTTCCAAGTTTGAAGTGGTCGAATTCTCTCCTGAAGATGCGACCAGAACGGAGTTGGATTTCCTCCTGCAAGTTGTTCAAACAGCGGTCGATGCAGGTGCATCTTATATCAATATCCCTGATACGGTAGGATTTACCACACCAGAGGAATACGGAGCTATCTTCAAATACTTGATTGAGAATGTCAAGACGGAACGTCAGATTATCTATTCGCCTCACTGTCATGATGACCTTGGAATGGCAGTAGCTAATAGCCTTGCTGCTGTCAAGAACGGAGCAGGACGTGTTGAAGGGACTATCAATGGTATCGGGGAGCGAGCTGGTAATGCTGCTTTGGAAGAAATTGCAGTGGCCCTCAGTATTCGTCAAGATTACTATCAAGCAGAAACTAGTATTGTTTTAAATGAAACCATCAATACGTCAGAAATGGTTTCTCGCTTCTCAGGTATCCCAGTTCCTAAAAACAAGGCCGTTGTTGGTGGCAATGCCTTTTCTCATGAATCTGGTATTCACCAAGACGGAGTCCTTAAAAATCCTCTTACTTATGAGATTATCACCCCTGAATTGGTCGGTGTCAAGAGTAACAGCCTCCCACTTGGAAAATTGTCAGGTCGCCATGCCTTTGTTGAAAAACTAAGAGAACTGGCCTTAGACTTTACAGAAGAGGATATCAAACCACTCTTTGCTAAGTTCAAGGCATTGGCCGACAAGAAACAAGAAATCACAGATGCAGATATTCGTGCTCTGGTAGCTGGAACCATGGTTGAAAATCCAGAAGGCTTCCACTTTGATGATTTACAACTTCAAACTCATGCAGATAATGACATTGAAGCACTCGTTAGCCTAGCCAATATGGATGGTGAGAAAGTTGATTTCAATGCGTCAGGGCAAGGTTCTGTTGAAGCAATCTTTAACGCTATCGATAAGTTCTTTAACCAATCCGTCCGCTTGGTGTCCTATACTATTGACGCTGTGACAGATGGAATTGATGCCCAAGCTCGGGTTTTGGTCACTGTTGAAAACAGAGATACAGAAACCATCTTTAATGCAGCAGGGCTTGATTTCGATGTACTGAAAGCATCTGCTATTGCCTACATCAATGCTAATACCTTTGTTCAAAAAGAGAATGCTGGTGAGATGGGACGCAGTGTTTCCTATCGTGATATGCCTAGTGTGTAA
- a CDS encoding MmcQ/YjbR family DNA-binding protein produces MFEIFKSYQFNQEKAHAYGFVENSGVWTYSCQILQGDFVMVLSITADNVSFQVFDQETGDLYPQVYMESFKGSFVASVREACLEILYQIRKACFDVQDYICPQTKRIMTQVQEKYGNQLEYLWEKSPDTAVLRHEGNQKWYAVLMKISWDKLEKGREGQMEAVNLKHDQVADLLSHKGIYPAFHMNKRYWISVALDDTLSDEEVLELMEKSWNLTTKK; encoded by the coding sequence ATGTTTGAAATTTTTAAATCCTATCAGTTTAATCAAGAAAAAGCTCATGCTTATGGTTTTGTAGAAAATAGTGGAGTCTGGACCTATAGTTGCCAGATTTTGCAAGGTGACTTTGTCATGGTTTTGTCCATCACTGCTGATAATGTGAGTTTTCAAGTCTTTGACCAGGAGACTGGTGACCTCTATCCTCAAGTCTATATGGAAAGTTTTAAAGGAAGTTTTGTTGCAAGTGTCCGTGAGGCTTGTCTGGAGATTCTCTACCAGATTCGGAAGGCTTGTTTTGATGTGCAGGATTATATCTGTCCTCAGACTAAACGAATCATGACTCAAGTTCAGGAAAAGTATGGTAATCAGTTGGAGTATTTGTGGGAGAAATCGCCTGATACGGCAGTGTTAAGACATGAAGGCAATCAAAAGTGGTATGCCGTTTTGATGAAAATCTCTTGGGATAAGCTGGAAAAAGGAAGAGAGGGACAAATGGAAGCAGTCAACCTCAAGCATGACCAAGTAGCTGATTTGCTTTCACACAAGGGCATTTATCCAGCTTTTCATATGAATAAACGTTACTGGATTAGTGTGGCGCTTGATGATACTTTATCAGATGAAGAAGTACTGGAATTGATGGAAAAAAGTTGGAACTTAACCACTAAAAAATGA
- a CDS encoding copper homeostasis protein CutC, producing the protein MIYEFCAENVTLLEKAMQAGARRIELCDNLAVGGTTPSYGVTKAAVELAANYNTTIMTMIRPRGGDFVYNDLEIAIMLEDIRLTAQSGSQGVVFGVLTADKKLDKPNLEKLITASKGMEIVFHMAFDELSDEDQLEAIDWLSQAGITRILTRAGVSGDSLEKRFARYHRILERAKGKIEILPGGGIDLDNRQTFIDQLGVTQLHGTKVVF; encoded by the coding sequence ATGATTTACGAATTTTGTGCTGAAAATGTGACCTTGCTTGAAAAAGCGATGCAGGCTGGAGCTCGTCGAATCGAACTCTGTGATAATCTTGCAGTTGGTGGGACAACACCAAGCTATGGAGTAACCAAGGCAGCGGTTGAATTGGCAGCTAACTACAATACGACCATCATGACCATGATTCGTCCACGTGGTGGCGACTTTGTCTATAATGACCTAGAAATTGCTATTATGCTAGAAGATATTCGTTTGACTGCTCAGTCTGGAAGTCAAGGAGTTGTATTTGGGGTTTTAACTGCTGATAAGAAGTTGGATAAACCTAATCTTGAAAAGTTAATTACTGCATCAAAAGGGATGGAAATTGTCTTTCACATGGCCTTTGATGAATTGAGCGATGAAGATCAACTGGAAGCTATTGACTGGCTCAGTCAAGCTGGAATCACTCGAATCCTGACTCGTGCGGGTGTGTCTGGAGACTCGCTAGAGAAACGCTTTGCTCGCTATCACAGAATTTTGGAGCGTGCTAAAGGTAAAATTGAAATTCTACCTGGTGGGGGGATTGACCTTGACAACCGTCAAACCTTTATCGATCAGCTAGGTGTGACACAATTGCACGGAACTAAGGTTGTCTTTTAA
- a CDS encoding YbaN family protein, whose translation MRIIYLIIGFLSLALAIVGVVLPLLPTTPFLLLSIACFSRSSKRFEDWLYHTKLYQAYVADFRETKSIARERKKKIIVSIYILMGISIYFAPLLPVKIGLGALTIFITYYLFKVIPDKE comes from the coding sequence ATGCGTATTATTTATCTTATTATTGGTTTTTTATCGCTGGCCTTGGCTATTGTTGGGGTCGTTTTACCCTTGTTGCCTACAACGCCTTTTCTTTTGTTGTCTATTGCTTGTTTCTCCAGAAGTTCTAAGCGCTTCGAAGATTGGCTTTACCATACCAAGCTCTATCAAGCATATGTTGCTGATTTTCGCGAGACTAAGTCTATTGCGCGTGAACGAAAGAAAAAAATCATCGTATCTATCTACATCTTAATGGGAATTTCCATTTATTTTGCCCCTCTTTTACCAGTCAAAATCGGTCTTGGTGCTTTGACCATCTTTATCACCTATTATCTTTTCAAGGTCATTCCAGACAAAGAATAG
- the topA gene encoding type I DNA topoisomerase: MATATKKKKSTVKKNLVIVESPAKAKTIEKYLGRNYKVLASVGHIRDLKKSSMSVDIENNYEPQYINIRGKGPLINDLKKEAKKANKVFLASDPDREGEAISWHLAHILNLDENDANRVVFNEITKDAVKNAFKEPRKIDMDLVDAQQARRVLDRLVGYSISPILWKKVKKGLSAGRVQSIALKLIIDRENEINVFQPEEYWTIDGVFKKGTKQFQASFYGVDGKKLKLTSNDEVKEVLSRLTSKDFSVDQVDKKERKRNAPLPYTTSSMQMDAANKINFRTRKTMMVAQQLYEGINIGSGVQGLITYMRTDSTRISPVAQNEAASFITDRFGSKYSKHGSKVKNASGAQDAHEAIRPSSVFNTPESIAKYLDKDQLKLYTLIWNRFVASQMTAAVFDTMAVKLSQNGVQFAANGSQVKFDGYLAIYNDSDKNKMLPDMAVGDVVKQVNSKPEQHFTQPPARYSEATLIKTLEENGVGRPSTYAPTIETIQKRYYVRLAAKRFEPTELGEIVNKLIVEYFPDIVNVTFTAEMEGKLDDVEVGKEQWQRVIDAFYKPFSKEVAKAEEEMEKIQIKDEPAGFDCEVCGSPMVIKLGRFGKFYACSNFPDCRHTQAIVKEIGVECPSCHQGQIIERKTKRNRLFYGCNRYPDCEFTSWDKPVGRDCPKCGNFLMEKKVRGGGKQVVCSNGDYEEEKIK; the protein is encoded by the coding sequence GTGGCTACGGCAACAAAAAAGAAAAAATCAACAGTTAAAAAAAATCTAGTAATCGTGGAGTCGCCTGCTAAGGCCAAGACGATTGAAAAATATCTAGGCAGAAACTACAAGGTTTTAGCCAGTGTCGGGCATATCCGTGATTTGAAGAAATCCAGTATGTCTGTCGATATTGAAAATAATTATGAACCGCAATATATCAATATTCGAGGAAAGGGCCCTCTCATCAATGACTTAAAAAAAGAAGCCAAAAAAGCTAATAAAGTCTTCCTGGCGAGTGACCCGGACCGTGAAGGAGAAGCGATTTCTTGGCATTTGGCCCATATTCTCAACTTAGATGAAAATGATGCCAACCGTGTGGTCTTCAATGAAATCACCAAGGATGCGGTCAAAAATGCTTTTAAAGAACCTCGTAAGATTGATATGGACTTGGTCGATGCCCAACAGGCTCGTCGTGTCCTAGACCGTTTGGTAGGCTATTCGATTTCGCCTATTTTGTGGAAGAAGGTCAAGAAGGGCTTATCAGCAGGGCGCGTTCAATCTATTGCGCTTAAGTTAATCATTGACCGTGAGAATGAAATTAATGTCTTTCAGCCTGAAGAATACTGGACAATTGATGGTGTCTTTAAAAAGGGAACCAAGCAATTTCAGGCATCCTTCTATGGAGTAGATGGCAAAAAGCTGAAACTGACTAGCAATGATGAGGTCAAGGAAGTCTTGTCTCGTCTGACTAGTAAAGACTTTTCAGTGGATCAGGTGGATAAGAAAGAGCGCAAACGCAATGCTCCATTACCTTATACTACTTCATCTATGCAGATGGATGCTGCCAATAAAATCAATTTCCGTACTCGAAAGACCATGATGGTTGCCCAACAGCTCTATGAAGGGATTAATATTGGTTCTGGTGTCCAAGGTTTGATTACTTATATGCGTACTGATTCGACCCGTATCAGTCCTGTAGCCCAAAATGAAGCTGCAAGTTTCATTACGGATCGTTTTGGTAGCAAGTATTCTAAGCATGGTAGCAAGGTTAAAAATGCTTCAGGTGCTCAGGATGCCCATGAGGCTATTCGCCCGTCTAGCGTTTTTAATACACCTGAAAGTATTGCTAAGTATCTGGACAAGGACCAGCTCAAGCTCTATACCCTTATCTGGAATCGTTTTGTGGCTAGCCAGATGACAGCTGCTGTCTTTGATACTATGGCTGTTAAATTGTCGCAAAATGGAGTTCAATTTGCTGCCAATGGTAGTCAGGTTAAGTTTGATGGTTATCTTGCCATTTATAATGATTCTGACAAGAATAAGATGTTACCGGACATGGCTGTTGGAGATGTAGTCAAGCAGGTAAATAGCAAACCAGAGCAACATTTCACTCAACCGCCTGCTCGCTATTCTGAAGCGACACTGATCAAGACCTTGGAGGAAAATGGGGTTGGCCGTCCGTCAACCTACGCACCAACAATTGAAACCATTCAGAAACGTTATTATGTTCGCCTTGCAGCCAAACGCTTTGAACCGACAGAGTTGGGAGAAATTGTTAATAAGCTCATCGTTGAATATTTCCCAGATATCGTAAACGTGACCTTTACAGCTGAAATGGAAGGCAAACTGGATGATGTCGAAGTCGGAAAAGAGCAGTGGCAACGTGTCATTGATGCCTTTTACAAACCATTCTCTAAAGAGGTTGCCAAGGCTGAAGAAGAAATGGAGAAAATCCAGATTAAGGATGAACCAGCTGGATTTGACTGTGAAGTGTGTGGCAGTCCAATGGTCATTAAACTTGGTCGTTTTGGTAAGTTCTACGCTTGTAGCAATTTCCCAGATTGCCGTCATACCCAAGCAATCGTGAAAGAGATTGGTGTTGAGTGTCCAAGTTGTCATCAGGGACAAATTATTGAACGTAAAACAAAACGTAACCGCCTCTTCTATGGTTGCAATCGCTATCCAGACTGTGAATTTACCTCTTGGGATAAGCCTGTTGGTCGTGACTGTCCAAAATGTGGCAACTTCCTTATGGAGAAAAAAGTCCGTGGTGGTGGTAAGCAGGTTGTATGTAGTAATGGCGACTACGAAGAAGAAAAGATTAAATAA
- the dprA gene encoding DNA-processing protein DprA, with protein sequence MKITNYEIYKLKKSGLTNQQVLAVLEYGENVDQELLLGDIAEISGCRNPAVFMERYFQIDDAHLEKEFQKFPSFSILDDCYPWDLSEIYDAPVLLFYKGNLDLLKFPKVAVVGSRACSKQGAKSVEKVIQGLENELVIVSGLAKGIDTAAHMAALQNGGKTIAVIGTGLDVFYPKANKRLQDYIGNDHLVLSEYGPGEQPLKFHFPARNRIIAGLCRGVIVAEAKMRSGSLITCERAMEEGRDVFAIPGSILDGLSDGCHHLIQEGAKLVTSGQDVLAEFEF encoded by the coding sequence ATGAAAATCACAAACTATGAAATCTATAAATTGAAAAAATCAGGTTTGACCAATCAACAGGTTTTGGCAGTTCTAGAATACGGTGAAAATGTCGATCAAGAACTTTTGTTGGGTGATATTGCAGAAATATCAGGTTGCAGAAATCCAGCTGTTTTTATGGAACGTTACTTTCAGATAGACGATGCGCATTTGGAGAAGGAGTTTCAAAAATTTCCATCTTTCTCTATTTTAGATGACTGTTACCCTTGGGATTTGAGTGAAATATATGATGCGCCTGTACTTTTATTTTACAAGGGAAATCTTGACCTCTTGAAATTCCCGAAGGTAGCAGTCGTGGGCAGTCGTGCGTGTAGCAAACAGGGAGCTAAGTCAGTTGAAAAAGTCATTCAGGGCTTGGAAAATGAACTGGTTATCGTCAGTGGCTTAGCCAAGGGCATTGACACAGCAGCTCATATGGCAGCTCTTCAGAATGGCGGAAAAACCATTGCAGTGATTGGAACAGGACTGGATGTGTTTTATCCTAAAGCCAATAAACGCTTGCAAGACTACATCGGCAATGACCATCTGGTTCTAAGTGAATACGGACCTGGTGAACAACCTCTGAAATTTCATTTTCCTGCCCGTAATCGTATCATTGCTGGACTTTGTCGTGGTGTGATTGTAGCAGAGGCTAAGATGCGTTCAGGTAGTCTCATTACCTGTGAGAGAGCAATGGAAGAAGGGCGCGATGTCTTTGCTATTCCTGGTAGCATTTTAGATGGACTATCAGACGGTTGCCATCATTTGATTCAAGAAGGGGCAAAATTGGTCACCAGCGGGCAGGATGTTCTTGCGGAATTTGAATTTTAA
- a CDS encoding sugar phosphate nucleotidyltransferase, whose protein sequence is MKAIILAAGLGTRLRPMTENTPKALVQVNQKPLIEYQIEFLKEKGINEIIIIVGYLKEQFDYLKEKYGVRLVFNDKYADYNNFYSLYLVKEELANSYVIDADNYLFKNMFRNDLTRSTYFSVYREDCTNEWFLVYGDDYKVQDIIVDSKAGRILSGVSFWDAPTAEKIVSFIDKAYASGEFVDLYWDNMVKDNIKELDVYVEELEGNSIYEIDSVQDYHKLEEILKNEN, encoded by the coding sequence GTGAAAGCCATTATCTTAGCAGCGGGATTGGGAACTCGCTTGCGTCCTATGACTGAAAATACCCCTAAAGCCTTGGTTCAGGTTAATCAAAAACCCTTGATTGAATACCAAATTGAGTTTTTAAAAGAAAAAGGAATCAATGAAATCATCATCATTGTTGGTTACCTTAAAGAACAATTCGATTACTTGAAAGAAAAATATGGTGTTCGCCTCGTCTTCAATGATAAATACGCTGACTACAATAACTTTTACTCTCTCTATCTTGTAAAAGAAGAATTAGCTAACAGTTATGTTATTGATGCCGATAATTATCTCTTTAAAAATATGTTCCGCAATGATTTGACACGTTCGACTTATTTTAGTGTTTATCGTGAAGATTGTACCAACGAATGGTTCTTGGTCTATGGAGATGACTACAAGGTTCAAGACATTATTGTTGATAGCAAGGCGGGTCGCATCCTTAGTGGTGTATCCTTCTGGGATGCTCCAACTGCAGAAAAGATTGTCAGCTTTATCGATAAGGCCTATGCAAGTGGTGAATTTGTTGATCTCTACTGGGATAATATGGTTAAGGATAATATCAAAGAGCTGGATGTCTATGTTGAAGAATTAGAAGGCAATAGCATCTATGAAATCGATAGTGTCCAAGATTATCATAAATTAGAAGAAATTCTTAAAAACGAAAATTAA